From Brassica rapa cultivar Chiifu-401-42 chromosome A06, CAAS_Brap_v3.01, whole genome shotgun sequence:
TATCCATGTTGTCTCTGCAATTTTCCGGATTAGTTGCAGTTAAGCGTCAAACACAAAGCTAAACTACAACGTTTGATGGATTTAAGCTTGGCTTGATTTTAGTGGGACTTGTTAAAATCTTGAAAGATATGATTCCTTCTTCTTGAATGTGCATGTGTTTGCCACTATGAAACTACTACTTTTTTGGTTATTCCTTGAATAATGAGTAGAACATGCATATGCATACACACGTATGTTATACATGATTTACTTCATAAAAATGGATATGCATATGTTTGCTCTTATATACCTATATTTATACTCATACAAGGAAATGGTATACTTTAACTTTAGATACTGGTAAAGGGTGGGACGGGGGAGACGAATATAAAGTGACATATATtcaaatggtttttttttttttaatatgatgtCAGTCAACTGAAACAGTTCTTAACAGAGCAACCACTAAAAATGTATGCGTGGGGGTTTATTGAATTTCTGAaccaaaatttgaaaacaagTTGTAAAATAAAACACTCAGCACATATGTTTCTTACGGATTCTGAGTTAGACCACGAATTGAATTCTAAGAATAGTCCACAACGAGGCAAATAATCAAGGACCTCAGCAAACTATAGCAGTTTTGCATTCCATAACTAGCATGAGCAGTACGCTCATGCACTCTGAGCCGTGCCTGACATTGCTTCTCGGAGTTCCTCCACTGTAAGGAGCCTCGTGCTCTTCACATGTTCTCCTTTTGCGTAGGAATCTATATCCTCAAGGTTCACTTCCTTCATTGCAAACTGGTTTCCCACAGCCTTTACTGTCTTCTCAACAAAATCTGATCTCTCAATGTAATCCTTCATCCTACACACGAACTCTGTGTGATCTCTTTCCTGCAATGTACCAAAACAATTGCAACTGATCAAGTAATCACTTTGAAGACATTTAAAATAGAGATGAAAATAAGGATCATACCAACCGGTACTGTGGCACTTTGGAAGGCAGCTTAAGGTAAGCCATGTTTCTAACATTGTAGTCCCAAAGAAATGACGTATGGTGTATCCATCTATTCCTGATTATTGACTGAGCATTCCCACCAAATTTTCGGTCGCCAAAAACATAATctgaaaaaaaatccaaatacaagAAAGACGAAACATTAAACCTTTTGATTGTgaatgaagaagaaggaagagtaAAAAGAACATATAAAAAGAGTTTCTCACAGACCGTTCTCACGTAGTTGGAAACCATCAACACCCTCAAACACTTCACCATACAATGAGCCACTCCATGCCATGACAGAACGAGGATAAGGCTGGACACTTGGAACATCATCCTTGTTGCAAATCAAACTCACAAAGAGAGTACTCTTGTCCACAATCACCGTCCCACCTCCAGTGAATCTTTTGATCACCGGTATTCGATCTTTTACAACAGGTCCAACCTCAAGAAGCTGAGAAGGCTTCCTGTAAACAGAGACATGCTCAAAGTCAACATCCGCGGCAATGATTTCATCACAAAAGGCAGAGGCAAGGTCTTTACCCTGACAATCCCATGACAATGGTAGGGACATTGGTTCCATCATTAACGATACACCAATTATCAGAGGATGCTCTAAGAAGCGTTTCTTCTAAATGAAGTTGTTCCAAAATCGGTGTTCCTTTAAGTCTAACGAGATTCATCAGCGGGAGTCTCATATCCTTGGCTCTACTTATACTCATCTTAAGCCCTTTTGGAGCTTTACCTGAGAAGCTTCTAGTAAAGATAAGTTCCTCAAAAACCCAGAACACAAAAGCATGGAGAAGGTCGAAAAACAGACAAAGCTAGAAACTTTGATTGGTTTTTGTTTCTAATATCGACAAAAGGCATATGATTCCGATCATGAGGCATCAAATCTCAATTCCGACAAGAAGAGATCTTACCTTAAATCGAGAAACTCCGACGAGGGTCGTTGCTCGGCGATCTCGGAGTGAAAAGCTCGAAGACTCTATAGGTCGTTAGATGCCCATGTAATATGCTTTCAGGCCCACGCACCTCGAAGCAACGCGCTTTGTCAAAGCTTATGCAACTTCTATTGTACACCTAAAGACAGCTTTTTGATGGTACCCATTGTCCGATTTGCCCCGGCGGTAAGTCGGAATCGGTTCCTACCTTAATCACCGAGCGTTGACCAGAGAAGGAATAGATTTAAGCTATGCGCGCAAGGTGTTCGATTAAATACCGCAAAGGGATTATCTATGTTGTGTAGTGTGTTTAAGTTGAAAGTTACGAAATTACTAAAAAGTCCTCGAGATATCATGAAAGTCTGATTAGTATTGACAACAACTATGTTTAAGCATTTAAACATACACAATCTCATCCCCAGTAGAAGAATTAAGAACAAAATTAATACGTTTGGTGAAAAGAATAATAACAAATTAACAATCATATGATTTTAGCAGAAGCTACTCTCCATGAACTTAACAAACCCATTAAAGTCGATTCTTCCGTCTTTGTTTCCATCTAACGATCTGATCATAACCGAGCACTTCTCTAGGTAAGATCCTTCTTTGAAACCCAAGATTGTCAAAACTCTCCGCAACTCTTTAGCGTCGATGAAGCCGTCTCTGTTTTCATCGAACACGTCAAAAGCTTGCTTCACTTCCTCCAAGCTCGCTTCTTTCTCTTCGAACAAACTCGACATCTCCTTGGAACTGTACCGTTCTTGAAGATCATCGCTTTCTTGGTCGGGAGATAGACCTAAGCTTCTCATAACCATCTCTGCGTCTTCTCTAGAGAGATAATCATattggtcttcttcttcttgctcttcTGTGTTTGTGATCACAGTCTGGTCTTGGTTCCTCACACGTTGATGGTGTTGAAGTAGAGGCAAGAATCCGGACAAAAAGATGCGAGCAGAAGAAACCCATCTCCCTAAACTGATGTGGAACAAGTTGAACAGAGCAAAGAAAAATAGGGAAGATGATTGTTTGCACTCAGACAATAAACTCTTCTCCATGGTTGTGTGTTTTGATATGAATGAATACAATGAACTACAAAGAACTAAGTAATGCGTCCTAGAGGAAATATTGAAGATATAGAATTTGTGTGTTTTagatgaagtatatatatagatatgatagtgttttttttaaaaaggcaACAGAGAGGAAGGTGGTGGTGGTGCAGGTAGAGACAAGACAAAGTCCGTGTTTGATAAGATAATGGAAATAAGGAAGTTTCTTTCTATTTCCTGGAACATTGTTGGAATGGTTAGGAGTTGTTTGGTCTTATTTGGAGAAAGTAGACGGCTTGACttgatttttcatttatttaataatttgtgtgtgtatatttttcttcttttcattaacaaagaagaaggaaaacATGCAGATACATGGACTGAAAATCTTTGGAAGAATTCAAACTTTATTATACTATGCATGTTTTCATCGgtctgttatatatatatatctgttaAATTTCGAGACTTTGTGTACAGTTAGAATTCAACTATCCTTTCTATAACATCAAAACTCGAGAGACCAAGACTTTGAATTTACACAAGACGTTCTTTTTAACTAGTGCTATATATTTCCATCCTGATTTGACTCGGCATATGAATGCAACTAACTTCTTAAGCACGatcatgtaaaaataaataaacacacaaaaaggtATATTGTTTACTATCTAATTAATCTTTCCAATGTGAATGTCTCATTAACAATTTAGGATTTATGGTTAAGAAAACTCAAGTGAAACAAAACTCTTTTGAGAATGTTAAACTCTactatcaatactattaaaacagaagcaatttttatctacttacaaatagtATAGGTTAgaccattatatttaattatatttcatattatttctattcatatctaatttaattattaaatatacatcatacctaaaattaaggaactaactaactaatctgttatcttttaaactaatgaatttaatttatattaattcgaaatttaaataactactcaattatattttagttattaatgtaataaatacttatatatatatatatatatctattcatttgtatatatacaactatatattaatccaaatgcaaaaaaaaaacaaattgttcaaaaccctcaccaaatacataaaaatataattttatagttaagagtattaaatatatatatgttaaaataaatattaatagtaattataCGATGAAACATGTTACTGTTGATAGGTTTATGAATGTATTTTTTACGGGTTACTGAAAGAGACATGtaacatatatatcaaatataaacttattgaaaaaatattaacaaaaatatatcataaaacattacattaacatGAATCGATGCCAGAGAGTaagggttaatattttaattatttaaaaatgtaattatatatatatatatatatataaattataaaaattaagaactaaatataataaaaatatatatcaaaataaaataataaatatttacatttctaatgcgaataatgaaattagcttttaaatttaaaataagccatatacaaaaaaatcaaaaagtatctaataacatgt
This genomic window contains:
- the LOC103875109 gene encoding probable calcium-binding protein CML45; this translates as MEKSLLSECKQSSSLFFFALFNLFHISLGRWVSSARIFLSGFLPLLQHHQRVRNQDQTVITNTEEQEEEDQYDYLSREDAEMVMRSLGLSPDQESDDLQERYSSKEMSSLFEEKEASLEEVKQAFDVFDENRDGFIDAKELRRVLTILGFKEGSYLEKCSVMIRSLDGNKDGRIDFNGFVKFMESSFC
- the LOC103875108 gene encoding lipoate-protein ligase LplJ isoform X2 is translated as MSISRAKDMRLPLMNLVRLKGTPILEQLHLEETLLRASSDNWCIVNDGTNVPTIVMGLSGKPSQLLEVGPVVKDRIPVIKRFTGGGTVIVDKSTLFVSLICNKDDVPSVQPYPRSVMAWSGSLYGEVFEGVDGFQLRENDYVFGDRKFGGNAQSIIRNRWIHHTSFLWDYNVRNMAYLKLPSKVPQYRKEITQSSCVG
- the LOC103875108 gene encoding uncharacterized protein LOC103875108 isoform X1 → MSISRAKDMRLPLMNLVRLKGTPILEQLHLEETLLRASSDNWCIVNDGTNVPTIVMGLSGKPSQLLEVGPVVKDRIPVIKRFTGGGTVIVDKSTLFVSLICNKDDVPSVQPYPRSVMAWSGSLYGEVFEGVDGFQLRENDYVFGDRKFGGNAQSIIRNRWIHHTSFLWDYNVRNMAYLKLPSKVPQYRLERDHTEFVCRMKDYIERSDFVEKTVKAVGNQFAMKEVNLEDIDSYAKGEHVKSTRLLTVEELREAMSGTAQSA